A region of Triticum dicoccoides isolate Atlit2015 ecotype Zavitan unplaced genomic scaffold, WEW_v2.0 scaffold241250, whole genome shotgun sequence DNA encodes the following proteins:
- the LOC119345475 gene encoding chymopapain-like, producing MAFSPGTWPAITSTILLAWAAAVSGRGVDVGDMLMMDRFLRWQATHNRSYPSVGEKLRRFHVYRDNVEYIDATNRRGNLTYQLSENQFADLTREEFLAKFTSYDGDDRTKDDNAVITTAQGANANMWSSGGVDVSLDPASVDWRAKGAVVPPKAQTSSCCK from the coding sequence ATGGCTTTCTCCCCTGGCACATGGCCGGCGATCACTAGTACAATCTTGCTGgcatgggcggcggcggtgagcggcCGTGGCGTCGACGTGGGCGACATGCTGATGATGGACAGGTTCCTCCGGTGGCAGGCCACGCACAACCGGTCGTACCCGAGCGTGGGGGAGAAGCTGCGACGCTTCCACGTATACCGCGACAACGTGGAGTACATCGACGCCACCAACCGCCGCGGCAACCTCACCTACCAGCTCAGCGAGAACCAGTTCGCCGACCTCACCCGGGAGGAGTTCCTCGCCAAGTTCACATCTTACGACGGTGACGATCGCACCAAGGATGATAATGCAGTCATCACAACGGCCCAGGGCGCCAACGCCAACATGTGGTCGTCTGGCGGTGTCGATGTCTCCTTGGATCCGGCCAGCGTGGACTGGAGGGCCAAAGGAGCCGTGGTGCCGCCCAAGGCGCAAACCTCATCGTGTTGTAAGTAA